The following are from one region of the Vibrio rarus genome:
- the tmk gene encoding dTMP kinase codes for MKLGKFIVVEGLEGAGKSTAIASIMSKLNTVGIDEVVSTREPGGTPLAEKMRALVKEEHGNEPLQDTTELLLMYGARVQLVETVIKPALHKGQWVVGDRHDLSSQAYQGGGRQIAKQTMSALKQISLGDFKPDLTLYMDIDPRIGLERARGRGELDRIEKMDISFFERARDRYLELANSDDSIVIINAAQPIAQVAEDIDSALSHWLGMNV; via the coding sequence ATGAAACTAGGTAAATTTATTGTCGTTGAGGGTTTAGAAGGTGCCGGTAAAAGCACGGCTATCGCCAGTATCATGTCCAAGCTGAATACGGTTGGCATTGATGAGGTAGTCTCAACAAGAGAGCCCGGTGGCACACCTTTAGCGGAAAAAATGCGTGCTTTAGTAAAAGAGGAGCACGGTAACGAGCCCTTACAAGACACCACAGAGTTGCTGTTAATGTACGGGGCGCGTGTGCAGTTAGTGGAAACGGTAATTAAACCTGCCTTACACAAAGGGCAATGGGTAGTGGGGGATCGTCATGATCTCTCTTCACAGGCTTATCAAGGTGGAGGCCGACAAATTGCCAAACAAACCATGAGCGCCCTCAAGCAGATAAGTTTAGGGGATTTTAAACCGGATTTGACGTTATATATGGATATTGACCCGCGCATAGGTTTAGAGCGTGCACGGGGGCGTGGTGAGCTAGATCGTATCGAAAAAATGGATATTTCCTTTTTTGAAAGAGCGAGAGACCGTTATTTAGAGCTAGCCAATAGTGATGATTCAATTGTGATCATTAACGCCGCTCAACCTATTGCCCAAGTCGCTGAGGATATTGATTCTGCACTCAGCCACTGGTTAGGAATGAATGTGTAA
- the fabG gene encoding 3-oxoacyl-ACP reductase FabG: protein MNLEGKIALVTGASRGIGRSIAETLVARGATVIGTATSDNGAAAISEYLGENGKGMALNVTDPSSIESVLKEITKEFGALDILVNNAGITRDNLLMRMKDDEWTDIMDTNLTSIFRLSKAVLRGMMKKRCGRIINVGSVVGTMGNAGQTNYAAAKAGVIGFTKSMAREVASRGVTVNTVAPGFIETDMTKALNDEQRAATLSSVPAGRLGDPSEIAAAVAFLASPDAAYITGETLHVNGGMYMV, encoded by the coding sequence ATGAACCTTGAAGGAAAAATAGCACTAGTTACTGGTGCGAGCCGTGGCATTGGTCGCTCTATCGCAGAAACCTTAGTGGCGCGCGGAGCAACGGTTATTGGTACGGCTACCAGTGATAATGGCGCAGCAGCCATTAGCGAATACTTGGGCGAAAATGGTAAGGGAATGGCACTAAATGTAACAGATCCTAGCTCAATAGAATCGGTACTAAAAGAAATCACTAAAGAGTTTGGCGCTCTGGATATTTTAGTGAATAATGCAGGTATTACACGAGATAACCTGCTGATGCGTATGAAAGATGACGAGTGGACTGATATTATGGACACTAACTTAACGTCAATCTTCCGTTTGTCTAAAGCGGTTCTACGTGGCATGATGAAGAAACGTTGTGGTCGAATCATTAACGTAGGCTCTGTTGTGGGTACTATGGGTAATGCTGGCCAAACTAACTACGCTGCAGCAAAAGCTGGCGTAATTGGTTTTACAAAGTCTATGGCTCGTGAGGTTGCTTCTCGCGGCGTAACAGTCAATACTGTAGCACCTGGCTTTATTGAAACAGATATGACAAAAGCATTGAATGATGAGCAACGCGCTGCGACGCTATCTTCAGTGCCAGCGGGTCGTCTAGGTGACCCTAGTGAGATTGCAGCGGCTGTGGCGTTTCTTGCCTCACCCGACGCGGCTTACATCACCGGCGAAACATTGCATGTCAACGGCGGCATGTACATGGTTTAA
- the ptsG gene encoding PTS glucose transporter subunit IIBC translates to MFKNLFANLQKVGKSLMLPVSVLPVAGILLGVGAADLSFIPDVVSNLMEQAGGSVFGQMALLFAVGVALGFTDNDGVAGLAAIVGYGIMTATLAVMADVSGVDKIDTGVLGGILVGGLAAWSFNRFYRIQLPEYLGFFAGKRAVPIITGFAAIILGFFLSYIWPPVGDGIGWFSHWAANQNPQLAFGIYGVVERSLIPFGLHHVWNVPFFFEAGNCVNAAGETQHGILTCYLVADDATRAAGNGFGQLAGGYMFKMFGLPAAAIAMAHCAKPENRAKVMGIMLSAALTSFLTGITEPIEFSFLFVAPVLYGIHALLAGSAYVVSNTLGFVHGTSFSHGLIDFLVLSGNAQKMGLMVVVGLIYAAVYYFVFRAVIIGMNLNTPGREDDTEEEASVVTGSELAGELVAAFGGKENITGLDACITRLRVAVADTDEVDQDKLKHLGAAGVVVVSGGVQAIFGTKSDNLKTDMDEWIRHNG, encoded by the coding sequence ATGTTTAAGAACCTTTTTGCTAACTTGCAGAAAGTAGGTAAGTCATTGATGCTACCAGTATCAGTACTTCCTGTTGCAGGTATTCTACTGGGTGTCGGTGCCGCCGATCTTAGCTTTATTCCAGACGTTGTTTCCAATTTAATGGAACAAGCGGGTGGCTCTGTATTTGGTCAAATGGCTTTGCTGTTTGCTGTGGGTGTGGCACTTGGCTTTACCGATAATGACGGTGTAGCGGGTCTGGCTGCGATTGTGGGTTATGGCATCATGACCGCGACACTGGCGGTTATGGCTGATGTAAGCGGTGTTGATAAAATTGACACTGGGGTGCTAGGGGGCATCTTAGTGGGTGGTCTTGCGGCATGGTCCTTTAATCGTTTTTATCGAATCCAACTACCAGAATATCTTGGTTTCTTTGCGGGTAAACGCGCTGTACCTATCATTACGGGTTTTGCGGCTATTATCCTAGGTTTTTTCCTTTCTTATATTTGGCCACCAGTTGGCGATGGTATTGGTTGGTTCTCCCATTGGGCTGCTAATCAAAACCCACAATTGGCCTTTGGTATTTATGGGGTGGTTGAGCGTTCTTTGATTCCATTTGGTTTACACCACGTATGGAACGTGCCTTTCTTCTTCGAAGCGGGTAACTGTGTCAATGCAGCTGGTGAAACCCAGCACGGTATCTTAACCTGTTACTTAGTGGCCGATGACGCAACACGCGCTGCAGGTAATGGCTTCGGTCAGCTAGCGGGCGGTTACATGTTCAAGATGTTTGGCCTACCTGCTGCCGCTATTGCTATGGCTCATTGTGCTAAACCGGAAAATCGCGCCAAAGTGATGGGTATTATGCTATCGGCTGCGTTAACGTCTTTCTTGACCGGTATCACAGAGCCGATTGAGTTCTCGTTCCTATTTGTTGCACCGGTATTGTACGGTATTCATGCGCTATTAGCGGGTTCTGCTTATGTTGTGTCTAATACATTAGGCTTTGTACACGGTACTTCATTCTCACACGGTTTAATTGACTTCTTGGTTCTGTCTGGTAACGCACAGAAGATGGGACTGATGGTCGTGGTCGGTCTGATTTATGCAGCCGTTTACTACTTTGTTTTCCGCGCAGTGATTATCGGCATGAATTTGAACACTCCAGGTCGTGAAGATGACACTGAAGAAGAAGCAAGCGTAGTAACTGGCAGTGAATTAGCAGGCGAACTCGTCGCCGCGTTTGGTGGCAAAGAGAACATTACTGGCCTTGACGCATGTATTACGCGCCTAAGGGTGGCCGTTGCTGATACCGATGAGGTTGACCAAGACAAACTTAAACATCTTGGTGCTGCTGGAGTGGTTGTGGTTTCCGGTGGTGTACAAGCTATCTTTGGTACTAAATCCGATAACCTTAAAACGGATATGGATGAGTGGATTCGCCATAACGGCTAA
- the pabC gene encoding aminodeoxychorismate lyase, with translation MYWINGELQDTILASDRSFNYGDGGFTTMKTCDGQAIHWSLHVQRMQSCLQLLHIPCPNWDNVRLWVETAAHAQGDGGIKLHISRGSGGRGYSPLGADEPQVTISNFAYPSHYTDWQRHGIELGVAQPRLGLNPLLAGHKHNNRLEQVLIKADLERQGYSDGIVLDLNHHVVETSMANLFWVKDGTLYTPSLELCGVSGVMRRLVIAAAEASSLTVQYGHFVMQDILDADEVFMCNSLLGIAPIIKIEYKTFAVGIIARDFQERINCA, from the coding sequence ATGTATTGGATAAATGGAGAGCTACAAGACACCATCTTAGCGAGCGATAGAAGCTTTAACTATGGTGATGGCGGCTTTACCACCATGAAAACCTGTGATGGCCAAGCAATACATTGGTCTTTGCATGTACAACGCATGCAATCGTGTTTGCAACTGCTGCATATCCCTTGCCCCAATTGGGATAACGTGCGACTTTGGGTGGAAACCGCCGCCCATGCCCAAGGTGATGGCGGAATAAAACTGCATATTAGTCGTGGCAGTGGTGGACGAGGTTATAGCCCATTGGGCGCTGATGAACCACAGGTGACCATCAGTAATTTTGCTTACCCTAGCCATTATACTGATTGGCAACGACACGGCATTGAGCTTGGCGTAGCACAACCTAGATTGGGGCTCAATCCCTTGTTAGCCGGACATAAGCATAATAACCGACTAGAACAGGTGTTGATAAAAGCCGATCTTGAGCGTCAAGGGTATAGTGATGGCATTGTGTTAGACCTTAACCATCATGTGGTCGAAACCAGTATGGCAAACTTATTTTGGGTCAAGGATGGCACCCTCTATACTCCGAGCCTTGAATTATGCGGTGTATCAGGTGTGATGCGCCGTTTAGTCATCGCCGCCGCCGAGGCAAGCTCCTTAACGGTTCAATATGGTCACTTTGTTATGCAGGATATCTTGGATGCTGATGAAGTGTTCATGTGCAATTCATTATTGGGTATTGCTCCCATTATAAAAATAGAATACAAAACTTTTGCAGTCGGTATAATTGCACGCGATTTTCAGGAGAGGATAAACTGTGCTTAA
- a CDS encoding TatD family hydrolase, with product MFVDSHCHLDKLDYQDLHTGVAEVIAKAEQANVKQLLSVGVTLDAFPKMMELIAPFPQVYASAGVHPLDVESDFNYQQLHEFVQHEKVVAVGETGLDFHYKPETKKLQIERFEQQVQMAVDVNKPLIIHTRMAREETLAILRNGGVQQCGGVIHCFTEDRAFAEAAMELGFYISISGIVTFRQATELKEVVKHLPLDRLLIETDSPYLAPVPHRGKENQPAYVVEVASYIAQLKEISLGEVASKTTENFTTLFLSR from the coding sequence ATGTTTGTAGATTCTCATTGTCATCTTGATAAATTGGATTATCAAGATTTACACACAGGTGTTGCCGAGGTGATTGCTAAAGCTGAACAGGCGAATGTTAAGCAATTATTGTCGGTAGGGGTTACCTTAGACGCCTTCCCTAAAATGATGGAGCTTATCGCTCCTTTTCCGCAAGTGTATGCCTCAGCAGGCGTGCATCCACTGGACGTGGAAAGTGATTTTAACTACCAACAACTGCATGAATTTGTGCAGCATGAAAAAGTGGTGGCAGTAGGGGAAACGGGGTTAGATTTTCACTATAAGCCCGAGACGAAAAAGCTACAAATAGAGCGCTTTGAACAACAAGTACAAATGGCGGTTGATGTTAATAAGCCTTTGATTATACACACAAGAATGGCAAGAGAAGAGACGTTAGCTATCTTACGAAATGGCGGCGTACAACAGTGTGGTGGCGTCATACATTGCTTTACTGAAGATAGAGCCTTTGCTGAGGCGGCCATGGAGCTTGGTTTTTATATTTCAATCTCAGGTATTGTCACTTTCCGCCAAGCAACAGAATTGAAAGAAGTGGTTAAACACCTTCCTTTAGACCGTTTGTTAATTGAAACAGACTCACCGTATTTAGCGCCAGTGCCTCATCGAGGTAAAGAGAACCAGCCTGCTTATGTTGTTGAAGTGGCGAGTTATATCGCCCAGCTAAAAGAGATCTCTTTAGGGGAAGTGGCCAGTAAAACAACGGAAAACTTTACGACACTTTTTTTGAGTCGCTAA
- the holB gene encoding DNA polymerase III subunit delta', producing MNSFEYPWLQDSWEKINTSLQQGVLPSALLFTATEGLGDEAIINKLVKVQLCSSSEVEACGFCHSCALFEAGTHPDLHSISPVEGKASISVDQIREGNRYALESSQLSGQRVIVIEPAEAMTEQGMNALLKTLESPPQQCVFILKSHSAHRLLATIKSRCQHWHIRAPELAEYQAWLENNGVSDVSDLHHQLYLGSPLKLKAFIEQGQGAEFDKILSALADFIEQDFALPKVFVDLCATETLSKLKWLSLALIELQKSYFVALPTVTGHSGLQRLQLAVDYSGAFAMSQSLAKLIEQFTQHTGLNKELLLSQWLIEIKTL from the coding sequence ATGAACAGCTTTGAATATCCGTGGTTGCAAGATAGCTGGGAAAAAATCAATACCAGCCTACAACAAGGCGTATTACCCAGTGCACTGCTATTTACTGCCACAGAAGGTTTGGGTGATGAAGCCATCATCAACAAACTGGTTAAAGTTCAGTTATGCAGTAGTAGTGAAGTGGAAGCGTGCGGATTTTGCCACAGCTGCGCATTATTTGAGGCGGGTACCCACCCAGACTTACATTCCATTAGCCCTGTAGAGGGTAAAGCTAGCATTTCAGTGGATCAAATTAGGGAAGGAAATCGCTATGCCCTTGAATCATCTCAGCTAAGTGGCCAGCGGGTGATAGTTATTGAACCTGCCGAAGCAATGACAGAGCAAGGCATGAATGCGTTACTAAAAACCCTAGAGAGTCCACCGCAGCAATGCGTGTTTATCTTAAAAAGTCACTCAGCGCACCGTTTGCTTGCCACCATTAAGAGTCGTTGTCAGCACTGGCATATTCGCGCACCGGAGTTGGCCGAGTATCAAGCATGGCTAGAAAATAACGGCGTATCGGATGTGTCCGATTTGCACCATCAACTCTATTTAGGATCCCCTTTAAAACTGAAAGCCTTTATCGAACAAGGGCAGGGGGCAGAGTTTGATAAAATATTGAGTGCATTGGCCGATTTTATCGAGCAAGACTTTGCCTTACCTAAAGTGTTTGTGGATCTTTGTGCAACGGAGACATTAAGTAAATTAAAATGGCTTTCTTTGGCCTTAATTGAACTGCAAAAAAGCTATTTTGTGGCCTTACCAACCGTGACGGGTCACTCAGGGTTACAACGCTTGCAGCTTGCAGTGGATTACTCTGGCGCTTTTGCTATGTCACAGAGCTTAGCTAAGCTCATAGAGCAGTTCACGCAACATACCGGACTTAATAAAGAACTGTTATTGAGCCAGTGGTTGATAGAGATAAAAACGCTATGA
- the fabF gene encoding beta-ketoacyl-ACP synthase II, translating into MSKRRVVVTGMGMLSPVGNTVESSWQALLSGQSGISNIEHFDTTDFSTRFAGLIKDFNCEEYMSKKDARKMDLFIQYGIAAGIQALDDSGLEITDENCARVGVAIGSGIGGLGLIENGIHTMNAKGPRRVSPFFVPSTIVNMIAGNLSIMRRLRGPNIAISTACTTGLHNIGHAARMIAYGDADAMVAGGSEKASTPMGIAGFGAAKALSTNNENPQAASRPWDKDRDGFVLGDGAGMMVLEEYESAKARGANIYCELVGFGMSGDAYHMTSPSEDGSGGALAMEAAMRDAGVTGEQIGYINAHGTSTPAGDVAELKGVKRALGEAGAAQVKVSSTKSMIGHLLGAAGSVEAIITALTLRDQKVPPTINLDNIDERAAELGIDLVPNVAQDVDIEYALCNSFGFGGTNGSLIFKKI; encoded by the coding sequence GTGTCCAAGCGTCGTGTAGTTGTCACTGGCATGGGTATGTTGTCACCGGTCGGCAACACCGTAGAATCTTCTTGGCAAGCCCTGCTATCAGGTCAAAGCGGTATTTCAAATATCGAACATTTTGACACCACCGATTTTTCAACACGCTTTGCAGGTCTTATTAAAGACTTTAACTGCGAAGAGTACATGTCTAAAAAAGATGCCCGTAAAATGGATTTGTTTATCCAGTACGGCATTGCAGCAGGTATCCAAGCACTAGATGATTCTGGCCTAGAAATCACTGACGAAAATTGCGCACGCGTAGGCGTTGCAATTGGTTCTGGTATCGGTGGCTTAGGTCTAATTGAAAACGGTATTCATACTATGAACGCAAAAGGCCCACGTCGTGTGAGTCCATTTTTTGTTCCATCGACTATCGTTAATATGATTGCAGGTAACCTGTCTATCATGCGCCGTCTTCGCGGCCCTAACATTGCTATCTCAACAGCATGTACTACAGGTTTGCATAATATCGGCCATGCGGCTCGTATGATTGCTTACGGCGATGCAGATGCTATGGTTGCCGGTGGCTCAGAGAAAGCTTCCACCCCAATGGGTATTGCTGGCTTTGGTGCGGCTAAAGCGTTATCAACTAATAATGAAAACCCGCAAGCGGCTTCTCGTCCATGGGACAAGGATCGTGACGGTTTTGTATTAGGCGATGGTGCTGGCATGATGGTACTTGAAGAGTATGAATCAGCTAAAGCACGTGGTGCCAACATTTACTGTGAGCTTGTTGGCTTCGGTATGAGTGGCGATGCTTACCATATGACCTCTCCAAGTGAAGACGGTTCAGGTGGTGCATTGGCTATGGAAGCCGCTATGCGTGATGCCGGTGTCACCGGTGAGCAAATTGGTTATATCAATGCTCATGGTACATCAACACCAGCAGGTGATGTTGCAGAGCTAAAAGGCGTTAAACGCGCTCTTGGTGAAGCAGGGGCTGCACAGGTTAAGGTATCGTCAACTAAGTCCATGATTGGTCACCTATTAGGTGCTGCAGGCTCAGTTGAAGCGATCATTACCGCACTGACTTTACGTGATCAAAAAGTTCCGCCAACAATCAATCTAGATAACATAGATGAGCGTGCGGCAGAACTTGGTATCGACTTGGTACCGAATGTCGCGCAAGATGTCGATATTGAATACGCCCTATGTAACTCATTTGGTTTTGGTGGTACAAACGGCTCGTTGATCTTTAAAAAGATTTAG
- the mltG gene encoding endolytic transglycosylase MltG — MLKKFITLCILVVIVAGAGVFYALNQVEAYVKQPLNVAEPTLVTIKSGTSFNALLHRFESNGWLESNEFSRLLRRIHPELTQLKAGTFEITPDHTLQQALLNLVNGQQVQFSITFVEGSTFKEWRALLNNAPHLKHVSQEMTEAEIAQALQLDKQKLEGLLLAETYHYTVGMTDLDIMKRASHQLNQVLNRYWDQRQEGLPLKDAYQALTLASIIEKETALATERPIVASVFVNRLKIGMRLQTDPTVIYGMGDKYQGNIRKRDLQTPTPYNTYTMYGLTPTPIAMVGEAAIAAAVNPDQTKYLYFVASGHGGHVFTKNLRDHNRAVQQYLKKLRARN; from the coding sequence GTGCTTAAAAAATTCATCACCCTTTGTATATTGGTCGTCATAGTAGCGGGAGCCGGCGTATTTTATGCCTTGAATCAGGTGGAAGCCTATGTCAAACAGCCACTCAACGTCGCTGAACCCACTTTAGTTACGATCAAATCTGGCACATCATTCAACGCATTACTGCACCGTTTTGAAAGTAACGGTTGGTTAGAGTCTAATGAATTCTCAAGATTATTACGTCGAATTCACCCTGAGTTAACTCAGCTAAAAGCGGGCACATTTGAAATTACCCCAGATCATACACTGCAACAAGCCTTGCTTAACTTGGTGAACGGTCAGCAAGTGCAATTTAGCATTACGTTTGTAGAAGGCAGCACCTTTAAAGAGTGGCGAGCCTTGCTAAATAATGCCCCGCATCTAAAACATGTAAGCCAAGAGATGACCGAGGCGGAAATTGCCCAAGCATTGCAGCTGGATAAACAAAAACTGGAAGGCTTACTCCTGGCGGAAACATACCACTACACTGTGGGCATGACCGATCTTGATATAATGAAGCGTGCCAGTCATCAACTGAACCAAGTTCTCAATCGATACTGGGATCAGCGTCAAGAGGGCTTACCATTAAAAGATGCCTATCAAGCGTTAACGCTGGCCTCCATTATCGAGAAGGAAACAGCGCTGGCTACAGAACGCCCTATTGTCGCTTCTGTTTTTGTTAACCGCTTAAAAATTGGTATGCGTTTGCAAACCGACCCTACGGTAATTTATGGTATGGGTGATAAATACCAAGGCAATATTCGCAAGCGAGATTTGCAAACGCCTACACCTTACAATACCTACACCATGTACGGATTAACGCCTACGCCTATTGCTATGGTCGGAGAGGCGGCCATTGCGGCCGCGGTAAACCCAGATCAGACCAAATATTTATACTTTGTTGCCAGTGGTCATGGGGGACACGTCTTTACCAAAAACCTACGAGACCACAACCGTGCAGTTCAACAGTACCTCAAAAAATTAAGGGCACGTAATTAA
- a CDS encoding methionine/alanine import family NSS transporter small subunit — translation MTTSAIIMMVLGLGITWGGAAICIRKAMNKQKQQ, via the coding sequence ATGACTACTAGCGCAATTATCATGATGGTTCTTGGCCTTGGGATTACTTGGGGTGGTGCGGCCATCTGTATCCGCAAAGCAATGAACAAGCAAAAGCAACAGTAA
- a CDS encoding outer membrane protein gives MNKKVLSLLLFACSYSVASHAEVYITPMVGYGMGGSFETDANQKFDSDSAMNYNLAVETNIDQGRLGLFYSQQDSSIKDLDRDISLRYLQFQSAVYYPVHSNVNSYLGLGVGGTQVDIQGASSDYKFSLSVYGGLEYEITDNFALQGQLRYLGTLVDSDSVTLCNSNSSGQTCNLAFAGSWLSQLQANVGFTFSF, from the coding sequence ATGAATAAAAAAGTATTATCCCTACTCCTTTTCGCATGCAGTTACTCCGTAGCCTCACACGCTGAGGTCTATATCACCCCAATGGTGGGCTATGGTATGGGCGGCTCTTTTGAAACAGATGCCAATCAAAAGTTTGATAGCGACAGTGCTATGAATTACAACTTAGCGGTGGAAACCAATATCGACCAAGGCCGATTAGGTTTGTTTTACTCTCAACAAGACTCATCCATTAAGGATCTCGACCGAGACATCAGCCTGCGCTATTTACAATTCCAAAGTGCGGTTTACTACCCCGTACATAGCAATGTAAATAGTTACCTTGGCTTAGGTGTCGGTGGTACGCAAGTTGACATTCAAGGGGCGAGTTCCGATTACAAGTTTTCACTAAGTGTGTACGGTGGGTTGGAGTACGAGATAACCGACAATTTTGCTCTACAAGGGCAGTTACGTTACTTAGGAACATTGGTGGACAGCGATTCTGTGACTCTGTGTAATTCAAATAGCTCAGGTCAAACCTGTAATCTTGCCTTTGCTGGCAGTTGGTTAAGCCAGTTACAAGCAAACGTTGGTTTTACGTTTAGCTTCTAG
- the acpP gene encoding acyl carrier protein: MSNLEERVKKIIVEQLGVDEAEVKNESSFVDDLGADSLDTVELVMALEEEFDTEIPDEEAEKITTVQAAIDYVTSAQ; this comes from the coding sequence ATGAGCAATCTTGAAGAACGCGTAAAAAAAATCATTGTTGAACAACTAGGTGTTGACGAAGCTGAAGTTAAAAACGAATCTTCTTTCGTTGATGATCTAGGTGCTGATTCTCTAGACACAGTTGAGCTAGTAATGGCTCTAGAAGAAGAATTTGACACAGAGATCCCTGACGAAGAAGCAGAGAAAATCACTACTGTTCAAGCTGCTATCGATTACGTAACTAGCGCTCAGTAA
- a CDS encoding sodium-dependent transporter: MKREQWGSRTGFILAAVGSAIGLGNIWRFPYMAYENGGGAFFIPYIFAMLTAGIPFMIMEFKLGQKYRGSAPAALKAVNSKFEWLGWFQVGIAACIAVYYVAVIGWSISYLSLSFNQGWGTDTNTFFFKEFLHLGDNSPSNLGSIQWKIAGTMLLAWAVTYSAIVGGVKSGIERAAKIMMPILFLMVLFLIIRMIFLPGALNGVNYLFEPDFSKILDLKVWAAAYGQIFFTLSIGFAIMLAYSSYLPEKSDINNNAFMTVLINCGFSILAGIMIFSVLGFMAHEQGKELTDVVTAGVGLAFVTLPAAINELPAPYILGPLLFLALTIAGLSSHISIIEAVTSAIIDKFKISRKKAATLVCGIGAVVSLSFATNGGLLLLDLVDYFTNQIGIVVSCFIEVLLIVWVVKTATIRNYVNSVSDFKIGAWYDFCLKIVSPLILAITLFNTLKTTLTEGYGDYAQSDLLTLGWGLLALLAVIGIAINVLSKKEA; the protein is encoded by the coding sequence ATGAAACGAGAACAATGGGGTTCCCGTACCGGATTTATATTAGCCGCAGTAGGCTCAGCAATCGGTTTAGGTAACATATGGCGTTTCCCATATATGGCCTATGAAAACGGTGGTGGCGCATTCTTTATACCTTACATTTTTGCCATGTTAACCGCCGGTATTCCATTTATGATTATGGAATTCAAGCTGGGTCAAAAGTATCGTGGCTCCGCACCTGCAGCTCTTAAAGCTGTTAACTCAAAGTTTGAGTGGTTAGGCTGGTTCCAAGTGGGTATCGCTGCCTGTATTGCGGTTTACTATGTTGCCGTAATTGGTTGGTCTATTTCATATTTAAGCCTGTCGTTCAACCAAGGTTGGGGCACAGATACTAATACCTTCTTCTTTAAAGAGTTCCTGCACTTGGGTGATAACTCACCGTCTAACCTTGGCTCTATTCAGTGGAAAATTGCTGGCACTATGCTTCTTGCATGGGCTGTGACTTATTCTGCTATTGTTGGTGGTGTTAAATCGGGTATCGAACGTGCTGCAAAAATTATGATGCCAATACTATTCCTAATGGTATTGTTCTTAATTATTCGCATGATTTTCCTACCGGGTGCACTTAACGGTGTGAACTATCTATTTGAACCTGATTTTAGCAAGATTTTAGATCTTAAAGTTTGGGCTGCCGCTTACGGTCAAATCTTCTTTACCCTAAGTATCGGTTTTGCCATCATGCTGGCTTATTCTAGCTACTTGCCTGAAAAATCAGACATCAATAACAACGCCTTCATGACAGTATTGATTAACTGTGGTTTCTCAATCCTTGCTGGTATCATGATCTTCTCTGTTCTTGGCTTTATGGCACACGAACAAGGTAAAGAGTTAACTGACGTTGTTACAGCGGGTGTTGGTCTGGCATTTGTTACTTTGCCTGCGGCAATCAATGAATTGCCTGCACCGTACATTCTAGGTCCACTGCTGTTCCTTGCTTTAACCATTGCAGGTCTTAGCTCTCATATCTCTATCATTGAAGCCGTTACTTCTGCCATCATTGACAAATTTAAAATTAGCCGTAAAAAAGCAGCGACTTTAGTTTGTGGTATTGGTGCTGTTGTTTCTCTTTCTTTTGCGACTAATGGCGGTCTATTACTGCTTGATTTAGTGGATTACTTTACCAACCAAATTGGTATTGTGGTGAGCTGCTTCATTGAAGTATTACTGATTGTTTGGGTTGTAAAAACAGCGACCATTCGCAACTATGTCAACTCAGTATCTGATTTCAAAATTGGTGCTTGGTATGATTTCTGTCTGAAAATTGTAAGCCCGTTAATTCTTGCTATTACTCTTTTCAACACGTTGAAAACAACCCTAACAGAGGGTTACGGTGACTATGCACAGTCTGACCTTCTTACTTTAGGTTGGGGACTACTGGCTCTGCTTGCTGTCATCGGTATTGCTATTAACGTATTAAGCAAAAAGGAAGCATAA